A genomic window from Silene latifolia isolate original U9 population chromosome 11, ASM4854445v1, whole genome shotgun sequence includes:
- the LOC141612880 gene encoding uncharacterized protein LOC141612880: protein MADEQCEGIINEAWRYGPNRDIPGRVKNCAMELSNWASQKFGNIKRRIRDKETELEQWQRHPPSRDMLDKCREIVGELDELRRQNETYWYTRARKCELRDGDKNTRYFHHKAKQRKKRNAIVGIEDDNGEWCTEGPAISKVIEDYFEQLFCTSNPSDFDEVLSCIPPVITSDMNQLLDSPLCDEEIKEAMFCMHPNKAPGPDGMHAIFYQKYWNIVGPDLCTFVRNWWEGRGSIDAVNLTNVVLIPKCSSPKKITEFRSISLCNVVYKLMSKTMANRLKPLLNGFITENQSAFTPGRLITDNALIAFETFHAMKRSGEGRNGNIALKLDMSKAYDRVEWCFLDEVMKKMEFSSMWRNRVMNCVSTVAHSFLINGQNSRVVRPSRGLRQGDPISPYLFLICDDAFSHLINEAVNLGKLHGARVCRGAPRVSHLFFADDSILFARANQSECSTIAEIISKYERASGQKINYSKSEVVFSKKVSTNVRINLVAALGVREVERHEKYLGIPTIIGRSKKAVFSCLKERVWKKVQGWKEKLLSKPGKEVLIKAVAQAIPTYMMSLFALPEGTIDEIHMTMAHFWWGSTETQRKIHWWKWDRLCLPKSKGGLGFRNLRVFNQALLAKQVWRLLMNPYTLVGRVMKARYFKPCSILEARRGHDPSFVWRSLWGAKSLLKEGLQWRVGNGESIGVWEAAWVPGERGGIIPSPNIEADPSLRVEAFIDKEQGIWRDDELRRVLLAEEVPLVHKIPLNKNLPPNIMYWWPNKSGIYSVKSGYWLGMGPHLEEVELAGQVGNDGLWRRLWGLPILPKLIHFLWRACNGTLAVRVNLNRRHCCPNSHCEFCDGAEETELHALYLCQWASVQWAISCFADTVSAAPLTSFSDWLCWILEQLHGDEKGNFLAMVWAIWAIRNARIFEDEQRNLEVTVLGFMRLVQEYNGYMQRVGGANCPRQEIGGVQWLKPDVGVLKINTDAAVLEDGSVGLGVVARDCHGGVLLVASKRVRAAWDVDVAESKAMAYGLELAYNNGFTQVVIESDALNVVRAVSKRVEVRSPLRLCIQEVQVLASNPICRGFCHIKRNGNTVAHLCARLCENIGDEQVYVTDFPEAVQVVADIDLI from the coding sequence ATGGCGGACGAGCAGTGCGAAGGAATTATTAACGAGGCTTGGAGGTATGGACCGAATAGGGATATTCCTGGGAGAGTCAAAAATTGTGCTATGGAATTATCGAATTGGGCCAGCCAAAAATTCGGAAATATTAAACGTCGTATTAGGGACAAAGAAACTGAGCTCGAACAGTGGCAGCGTCACCCTCCGTCGAGGGATATGCTTGATAAATGTCGAGAAATTGTTGGGGAACTTGATGAACTACGAAGGCAAAATGAAACCTATTGGTACACTCGAGCTCGTAAATGTGAACTGCGGGATGGCGATAAAAATACAAGATATTTTCACCATAAAGCTAAACAAAGAAAAAAACGAAATGCAATTGTTGGAATTGAAGACGATAATGGTGAATGGTGTACCGAGGGACCTGCTATATCGAAGGTTATTGAAGATTATTTTGAGCAACTGTTTTGCACTTCGAATCCGTCTGATTTTGACGAGGTATTGTCCTGTATACCTCCTGTCATTACTTCGGATATGAACCAGCTTCTCGATAGCCCATTATGCGATGAGGAGATTAAAGAGGCGATGTTTTGTATGCACCCAAACAAGGCACCCGGTCCGGATGGTATGCACGCTATTTTTTATCAAAAGTATTGGAATATAGTCGGCCCCGATTTATGTACTTTTGTTCGAAATTGGTGGGAGGGAAGAGGCAGTATTGATGCAGTAAACTTGACGAATGTCGTGTTGATTCCGAAATGCTCTTCTCCAAAAAAAATTACGGAGTTCCGTTCTATTAGTCTTTGTAACGTTGTGTACAAGCTTATGTCGAAGACAATGGCTAATCGACTAAAAccgttgcttaatggttttattacGGAAAATCAAAGTGCTTTTACTCCGGGGAGGCTCATAACGGACAATGCCTTAATAGCCTTTGAAACTTTTCATGCTATGAAACGAAGTGGGGAAGGACGTAACGGAAATATTGCTTTGAAGCTTGATATGAGTAAGGCATATGACCGGGTGGAATGGTGCTTTTTGGATGAAGTTATGAAAAAGATGGAGTTTTCATCGATGTGGAGGAATAGGGTTATGAACTGCGTGTCTACAGTGGCTCATTCTTTCCTCATAAATGGGCAGAATTCAAGGGTGGTGCGACCAAGTAGGGGGCTTCGACAAGGAGATCCGATATCTCCTTACTTATTTCTTATTTGTGATGACGCCTTTTCGCACTTAATTAATGAGGCAGTAAATTTGGGGAAGCTTCACGGAGCTCGGGTATGCCGAGGTGCTCCTAGGGTTTCCCATCTTTTTTTCGCGGATGATAGTATACTTTTTGCTAGAGCTAATCAATCGGAATGTTCGACAATAGCTGAGATCATCAGTAAGTATGAACGAGCATCGGGACAGAAGATAAATTATTCCAAATCGGAAGTGGTGTTTAGCAAAAAAGTATCTACTAATGTGAGAATAAATCTGGTTGCTGCGCTAGGAGTACGAGAAGTTGAGAGACATGAAAAATATTTGGGGATTCCTACCATCATAGGGAGGTCAAAGAAAGCGGTCTTCTCGTGTTTAAAAGAGAGAGTGTGGAAGAAGGTGCAAGGATGGAAGGAGAAGTTATTATCGAAGCCGGGGAAGGAAGTGTTAATTAAAGCCGTTGCACAAGCTATACCGACTTACATGATGAGCCTTTTTGCTTTGCCGGAAGGTACCATTGATGAGATTCACATGACTATGGCTCATTTTTGGTGGGGCTCGACTGAGACTCAAAGAAAAATTCATTGGTGGAAATGGGATAGACTTTGTCTACCGAAGAGCAAAGGTGGACTTGGGTTTAGAAATTTACGAGTGTTTAATCAAGCCCTCTTGGCTAAGCAGGTTTGGCGACTTTTGATGAACCCCTATACCTTGGTTGGGCGCGTAATGAAAGCTAGATATTTTAAGCCTTGCTCCATTCTCGAGGCAAGGAGGGGGCACGACCCAAGTTTTGTGTGGCGGAGTTTATGGGGAGCTAAATCCCTCCTTAAAGAGGGATTACAATGGAGAGTGGGGAATGGGGAATCGATTGGGGTATGGGAGGCGGCCTGGGTACCGGGCGAGCGTGGTGGTATCATTCCAAGTCCGAATATTGAGGCTGACCCGTCTTTACGTGTAGAAGCTTTTATCGATAAGGAGCAAGGCATTTGGAGGGATGATGAGCTGCGCCGTGTGCTCTTAGCGGAGGAGGTACCTTTGGTTCACAAAATACCCCTTAATAAAAACTTACCTCCTAACATTATGTATTGGTGGCCTAATAAGAGTGGTATTTATTCGGTTAAATCGGGGTATTGGCTTGGCATGGGTCCGCATTTGGAAGAGGTAGAGTTGGCTGGGCAAGTTGGGAATGACGGGCTGTGGAGACGTCTTTGGGGTCTTCCTATACTTccaaaacttatacatttcttgtGGCGAGCTTGCAACGGTACTCTCGCAGTCCGTGTAAATTTGAATAGACGGCATTGCTGTCCCAATAGTCACTGTGAATTCTGTGACGGGGCTGAGGAGACGGAACTTCATGCCTTATATCTTTGCCAATGGGCTAGCGTGCAATGGGCGATAAGTTGTTTTGCTGATACGGTGAGTGCTGCACCTTTGACCTCTTTTTCTGACTGGTTATGTTGGATTTTGGAGCAACTCCATGGTGATGAGAAGGGGAATTTCCTGGCTATGGTGTGGGCAATATGGGCTATTCGCAACGCTCGTATTTTTGAGGATGAACAGAGGAATCTAGAGGTGACGGTGCTGGGCTTTATGCGACTGGTTCAAGAGTACAATGGGTATATGCAGCGGGTTGGAGGAGCAAATTGTCCGAGACAGGAAATAGGTGGGGTGCAATGGCTGAAGCCGGATGTGGGAGTGCTAAAAATTAACACTGATGCGGCTGTCTTGGAGGATGGATCGGTGGGATTGGGGGTTGTGGCTCGAGACTGTCATGGGGGTGTGTTACTGGTGGCTAGCAAGAGGGTTCGTGCAGCGTGGGATGTTGATGTCGCTGAATCGAAAGCAATGGCTTATGGTCTCGAATTGGCGTATAATAATGGCTTTACACAAGTCGTTATTGAGTCGGATGCGCTCAACGTGGTACGGGCTGTGAGTAAAAGAGTGGAGGTGCGGAGTCCGCTTAGGCTTTGTATCCAAGAAGTACAGGTTTTAGCTTCTAATCCAATTTGTCGCGGCTTCTGTCATATTAAGCGTAACGGTAATACGGTAGCACATTTGTGTGCAAGATTATGTGAGAATATAGGGGATGAACAAGTCTATGTAACCGATTTTCCTGAGGCCGTCCAAGTTGTGGCGGATATCGATTTAATATAA